A stretch of the Massilia sp. W12 genome encodes the following:
- a CDS encoding tannase/feruloyl esterase family alpha/beta hydrolase, whose amino-acid sequence MASQTVPASVIGTGDASLATNGATIESVQLIPAGAPLLGALPAPLELCKVIGRIAPLDSSAEPIRFQLNLPTAWNQKAMMYGGGGYNGVLANIPSGVNNIAMAGSADASPLARGYATFGSDSGHTSASPYTFAGRDGSFALHPEKLRNYAGDALKKTHDAARYLIQLRYAQAPLRMYFQGASTGGREALIVAQRWPQDFDGLIVLAPGWNTVALDLKFGQLSRALTQSGVYMSQAKLSLARDAAILHCDALDGATDGVISHVKACEDSFNPATASTNGLAGGPPLRCPGGVDSGDDSCLSDANIDYLKTMKKTFKFHYRLASGEKSYPGYHVWGADLGVGPAGSLQRILGLNLQAPSMSAISPDMPFSSVFYDQWIKYFVSANPGLIGATVDPAQPGVYQSRIQALSDLLDAKPDLRAFAARGGKLIMAQGLADSVVAPRATKALYKMLRQNLGGHTARNSIVYWQIPGYGHALGPAFNAGMDVMSMLESWVESGVRPENQIVYDKMPATAGRSRPLCEYPKWPQYRAGDINLAASFVCVDEDEEDDD is encoded by the coding sequence ATGGCCAGCCAGACAGTGCCGGCGTCGGTGATTGGCACAGGCGACGCCAGTCTGGCCACCAATGGCGCCACAATTGAATCGGTGCAATTGATTCCCGCAGGTGCGCCACTGCTGGGGGCGTTGCCGGCCCCGCTGGAATTATGCAAGGTGATTGGCCGCATCGCCCCCTTGGACAGCAGCGCTGAACCGATCCGCTTCCAGCTCAATTTACCCACCGCATGGAATCAAAAAGCCATGATGTATGGCGGCGGCGGCTATAACGGCGTGCTGGCCAATATTCCCTCAGGCGTCAACAATATCGCCATGGCGGGCAGCGCGGATGCGTCGCCGCTGGCGCGCGGTTACGCCACCTTCGGCAGCGATTCCGGCCACACTTCCGCCTCGCCATACACATTCGCCGGTCGCGATGGTTCATTTGCCCTGCATCCGGAAAAATTGCGCAATTATGCCGGCGATGCACTGAAAAAAACTCATGATGCGGCGCGTTATCTGATTCAGTTGCGCTATGCGCAAGCGCCATTGCGCATGTATTTTCAAGGCGCCTCCACCGGTGGCCGCGAAGCATTGATTGTGGCGCAGCGCTGGCCGCAGGATTTTGATGGTTTGATCGTCCTGGCGCCGGGCTGGAATACGGTGGCGCTGGATTTGAAATTCGGTCAGCTCAGCCGCGCTCTGACGCAAAGCGGGGTGTATATGAGCCAGGCCAAACTGAGCTTGGCGCGCGATGCGGCGATCCTGCATTGTGATGCGCTGGATGGCGCAACTGATGGCGTGATCAGTCATGTCAAAGCTTGCGAAGACAGTTTCAATCCCGCTACCGCCAGCACCAATGGTCTGGCCGGCGGCCCGCCATTACGCTGCCCCGGCGGGGTTGACAGCGGCGATGACAGTTGTTTGTCCGACGCCAATATCGACTATTTGAAAACTATGAAGAAAACCTTCAAATTTCACTACCGGCTGGCGAGCGGGGAGAAAAGCTATCCCGGCTACCATGTGTGGGGGGCAGACCTGGGCGTGGGGCCGGCGGGCAGCCTGCAACGCATTTTAGGCTTGAATCTGCAAGCCCCAAGCATGAGCGCAATCAGTCCGGATATGCCTTTCAGCAGTGTGTTTTATGATCAGTGGATCAAGTACTTTGTCAGCGCCAATCCAGGGCTGATCGGCGCCACGGTGGACCCGGCGCAGCCCGGCGTATATCAAAGCAGAATCCAGGCGCTCTCCGATTTACTGGACGCCAAGCCGGATCTGCGCGCCTTTGCCGCGCGTGGCGGCAAGCTGATCATGGCGCAAGGCTTGGCTGATTCTGTGGTTGCGCCACGCGCCACCAAGGCGCTGTACAAGATGCTGCGTCAGAATCTGGGCGGGCATACTGCGCGCAACAGCATTGTGTATTGGCAGATTCCCGGCTATGGCCATGCGCTCGGGCCGGCTTTCAATGCCGGCATGGATGTGATGAGCATGTTGGAGAGCTGGGTGGAGAGCGGTGTGCGTCCGGAGAATCAGATTGTGTACGATAAAATGCCGGCCACCGCAGGTCGCAGCCGTCCGCTGTGCGAATATCCGAAATGGCCGCAATACCGCGCCGGCGATATCAATCTGGCCGCCAGCTTTGTCTGTGTCGATGAGGATGAAGAAGACGATGATTAA
- a CDS encoding MASE1 domain-containing protein, whose amino-acid sequence MSLSHPMRLMYYLPALLALGVAYMALGWLARWLAIPPGFAMAIFPPAGLALGAALCFGWRILPGIGLGSLLLNLSISSNFQISSENLLLSLCIACGAMLQAGLSAGLMRRFHSYPSALDNNRSILLFMSLAVLGCCINATCGITALWLFGKINQTELLRNLLTWWFGDALGVLTITPVFLTLFGQPQAIWRARRFNLLTPLLATLLMVVLSYALVREWEQKRMQTEFQDRAQRLVTSLQARLDYFIDLQKSVVSLFGAVSEVSPQQFNHFVAQPISNYAALQVIAWAPHLPHARRAEFESKLEGGRSLQSLDPATLSVRLREEQDEYFPVQYAAPLLDNTNLPGLDLSAHAQLRQAIADARNVGLPNAVIANSVLPGHPGQIYACLISPVFDSKTVGMSVAERRRAIQGVVLSILQLSEVLEHILGEHDRQAILVRFGDASRQGHLQVFYDSIIREPDNRAQSQEFSLDMGGRELRIQIKPTRAYQERQQAWVSWGTLVGGMLFASIVGMYLLIVSGRSWSIESLVQQRTMDLHASEQRLHLVLDYAVDGILSVDTHGRIQLANRGICRMLGFSADALQQQNFSSLFFPEGRSISLFELALKKHPTEVMGRRYDNVRVALELSVARVSESEEALFIVIVHDLSERKRVEQLKADFVSAVSHELRTPLTSIRGSLGLLCGGVGGQLPDQAAKLLRLANDNAERLALLINDLLDFEKLEYGGLQFLREKNDLRDILQQAIENNLGFAQKFNVHLQLEQLPAAPVTVLLDRSRMLQVMGNLLSNAIKFSPANGKVEIGLIMKEGSVSVFVQDHGDGISDSYKERVFEKFSQADSSVTRKYAGTGLGLSLTKMMVEKMDGEIGFDSIEGQGATFYVTLPTVAAERE is encoded by the coding sequence ATGAGTTTGTCCCATCCGATGCGACTGATGTATTACCTGCCAGCCTTGCTGGCGCTGGGCGTGGCCTATATGGCGCTGGGCTGGTTGGCGCGCTGGCTGGCGATTCCGCCCGGATTTGCCATGGCGATTTTTCCGCCGGCAGGCTTGGCCTTGGGCGCTGCTTTATGCTTTGGCTGGCGCATTCTGCCGGGCATCGGTCTTGGCTCCTTACTGTTAAACCTCTCGATCAGCAGCAATTTCCAGATCAGCAGCGAAAATTTATTGCTCTCGCTGTGCATCGCCTGCGGCGCCATGTTGCAGGCCGGCCTCAGCGCCGGCTTGATGCGGCGCTTTCATTCATACCCGTCGGCCTTGGATAACAATCGCAGTATTTTGTTGTTCATGTCCCTGGCTGTGCTGGGCTGCTGCATCAACGCCACATGCGGAATCACCGCATTGTGGCTGTTTGGCAAAATCAATCAAACCGAATTACTGCGCAACTTGCTGACCTGGTGGTTTGGCGACGCCTTGGGCGTGCTGACCATCACCCCGGTGTTTTTGACCCTGTTTGGCCAGCCGCAGGCAATCTGGCGCGCACGCCGCTTTAATTTGCTGACCCCTTTGCTGGCCACCTTGCTGATGGTGGTTTTGAGTTACGCACTGGTGCGCGAATGGGAACAAAAGCGCATGCAAACCGAATTTCAAGATCGCGCGCAAAGGCTGGTGACGAGCTTGCAAGCGCGGCTGGATTATTTTATCGACTTGCAAAAGAGCGTGGTGTCCCTGTTTGGGGCGGTGAGTGAAGTCAGTCCGCAACAATTCAATCATTTTGTGGCGCAACCGATCAGCAATTACGCCGCCTTGCAAGTAATTGCCTGGGCCCCGCATCTGCCGCATGCCAGGCGGGCTGAATTTGAAAGCAAGCTCGAAGGCGGGCGCAGCCTGCAAAGCCTCGATCCGGCCACCCTCAGCGTGCGCTTGCGCGAAGAGCAGGACGAATATTTCCCGGTGCAATACGCCGCGCCCTTACTGGACAACACCAATCTGCCTGGACTGGATTTAAGCGCCCATGCCCAGCTGCGTCAGGCGATTGCCGACGCGCGCAATGTCGGCCTGCCCAATGCGGTGATCGCCAACAGCGTCTTGCCGGGGCATCCGGGACAGATTTACGCCTGCCTGATTTCGCCAGTGTTTGACAGTAAAACGGTGGGCATGAGTGTGGCCGAGCGGCGGCGCGCGATACAAGGCGTGGTGCTGAGCATTTTGCAGCTCAGTGAAGTGCTGGAACACATCCTGGGCGAACATGACCGGCAGGCGATTTTAGTGCGCTTTGGCGACGCCTCGCGCCAGGGCCATTTGCAGGTGTTTTACGATTCCATCATACGCGAGCCGGATAACCGCGCGCAGAGTCAGGAATTCAGCCTTGATATGGGCGGACGCGAATTGCGCATCCAAATCAAGCCCACCCGCGCCTATCAGGAGCGGCAACAGGCTTGGGTTTCCTGGGGCACGCTGGTCGGCGGCATGTTGTTTGCCAGCATTGTCGGCATGTATCTTTTGATAGTCTCGGGCCGTTCATGGAGTATCGAAAGCCTGGTGCAGCAACGCACCATGGATTTGCACGCCAGCGAACAACGCCTGCATCTGGTGCTTGACTATGCCGTGGATGGCATTTTGAGCGTGGACACGCATGGCCGCATCCAACTCGCCAATCGCGGCATCTGCCGCATGCTGGGATTTTCGGCGGACGCCTTGCAGCAGCAAAATTTCTCCAGCCTGTTTTTCCCCGAAGGGCGCAGCATCAGCCTGTTTGAGCTGGCGCTGAAAAAGCACCCCACTGAAGTGATGGGGCGGCGCTATGACAATGTGCGGGTGGCGTTGGAGCTTTCGGTGGCGCGGGTGAGCGAATCGGAAGAAGCGCTGTTCATTGTGATCGTGCACGACTTGAGCGAGCGCAAACGGGTGGAGCAACTCAAAGCCGATTTCGTCTCAGCGGTGTCGCATGAATTGCGTACTCCCTTGACCTCAATTCGCGGCTCGCTGGGCTTGTTGTGCGGCGGCGTGGGAGGGCAATTGCCGGATCAGGCGGCCAAGCTTTTGCGCCTGGCCAACGACAATGCCGAGCGTCTTGCGCTGTTGATCAATGATTTGCTGGACTTTGAAAAACTGGAATACGGCGGCTTGCAGTTTTTACGCGAAAAAAATGATTTGCGCGATATCTTGCAACAGGCCATAGAAAACAACCTGGGCTTTGCACAAAAATTCAATGTGCATTTGCAGCTGGAACAATTACCCGCCGCGCCGGTGACAGTGCTGCTTGATCGCAGCAGAATGTTGCAGGTGATGGGCAATCTGCTCTCAAATGCGATTAAATTTTCGCCCGCCAATGGCAAGGTGGAAATCGGCTTGATTATGAAAGAAGGCAGCGTCAGCGTCTTTGTGCAAGATCATGGCGACGGCATTTCCGATTCCTATAAAGAACGTGTCTTTGAAAAATTCAGTCAGGCAGACAGCTCAGTGACACGTAAATACGCCGGCACCGGCTTGGGCCTGTCACTGACCAAGATGATGGTTGAAAAAATGGACGGCGAGATCGGTTTTGACAGTATCGAGGGACAGGGCGCAACTTTCTATGTCACCTTGCCGACAGTTGCGGCAGAGCGGGAGTAA
- a CDS encoding transporter substrate-binding domain-containing protein, with amino-acid sequence MTLLYNERPPYLVTNADGSASGLTGTPAARAFTSAGISFVWEILSTDRQIQSLRKNASQSCAIGWFHKPDREVFAKFTKAIYRDQPFVVIANRQMRLEAGAKLINVLSDRRHRVLLKNGFSYGDIDEMMSKAQPNLVYSNGEVLEMLQMLKGNRADMMFAAREEAEYLVRQAGFNADDFQILQFPDSPPGKTRHIMCSKSVPDETIKRLNAAIQME; translated from the coding sequence GTGACCCTGCTTTACAATGAAAGGCCGCCGTATCTGGTGACCAATGCTGACGGCTCAGCCTCCGGCCTGACCGGCACGCCAGCCGCGCGCGCCTTCACCAGCGCAGGGATTTCTTTTGTGTGGGAAATCCTGTCCACCGACCGGCAAATACAAAGCTTGCGCAAAAACGCCAGTCAAAGCTGCGCCATCGGCTGGTTTCACAAGCCGGATAGAGAGGTATTCGCCAAATTCACCAAGGCGATTTATCGCGACCAGCCCTTTGTCGTGATCGCCAACCGCCAAATGCGCTTGGAAGCCGGGGCCAAATTGATCAATGTCTTGAGCGACCGGCGTCACCGCGTTCTGCTGAAAAACGGATTTTCGTATGGTGATATCGACGAGATGATGAGTAAAGCGCAGCCCAATCTGGTGTATTCCAATGGCGAAGTATTGGAAATGTTGCAAATGCTTAAAGGCAATCGCGCGGATATGATGTTCGCCGCCAGAGAAGAGGCGGAATATCTGGTGCGCCAGGCCGGCTTTAACGCCGATGATTTTCAGATTTTGCAATTTCCCGATAGTCCGCCCGGCAAGACCCGCCACATCATGTGCAGCAAATCTGTGCCGGACGAAACTATCAAACGCTTAAATGCGGCGATTCAGATGGAGTAG
- a CDS encoding MIP/aquaporin family protein: protein MSQSNARALLAEALGSALLLAVVAGSGIMAMRLAGGNIALALLANAIATGCGLVVLIMLFGPLSGAHFNPMVSLYFAWRGELAPRLLPGYIVAQCAGAVLGIAAAHAMFDLPLISSGVQVRSGGGLWFAEVVASFGLLLCIIGLKRNRPEAIPYAVGLYICAAYWFTASTSFANPAATLARAFTDTFVNIRLLDVPAFMLAQLAGGALAALLGTWLFGKE, encoded by the coding sequence ATGAGTCAGAGCAATGCGCGCGCTTTGCTGGCTGAAGCCCTCGGCAGCGCTTTGCTGCTGGCGGTGGTGGCCGGTTCCGGCATCATGGCGATGCGCCTGGCCGGCGGCAATATCGCCTTGGCGCTGCTGGCCAATGCGATTGCCACCGGCTGCGGCCTGGTGGTGTTGATTATGTTGTTCGGCCCGCTGTCAGGCGCCCATTTCAATCCCATGGTGTCGCTGTATTTCGCCTGGCGCGGCGAGTTGGCGCCGCGTCTTTTGCCGGGCTATATCGTGGCGCAATGCGCTGGCGCGGTGCTGGGCATCGCTGCGGCGCACGCGATGTTTGATTTGCCGCTCATCAGTTCCGGGGTGCAGGTGCGCAGCGGCGGCGGACTGTGGTTTGCCGAGGTGGTGGCCAGCTTTGGTTTGCTGCTTTGCATTATCGGCTTGAAGCGCAATCGGCCTGAGGCGATTCCGTATGCAGTCGGCTTGTATATTTGCGCCGCATATTGGTTTACCGCTTCGACCTCATTCGCCAATCCAGCCGCCACCCTGGCGCGCGCGTTCACCGACACGTTTGTCAATATCCGCCTACTCGATGTGCCGGCTTTCATGCTGGCGCAGTTAGCCGGCGGCGCCCTGGCGGCGCTGTTGGGAACTTGGTTGTTCGGCAAGGAGTAA
- a CDS encoding arsenate reductase ArsC, which yields MLNVLILCTGNSARSIMAEAWLAHLGAGRFQAFSAGSKPAGQPHPQALAQIARFAPQLATHPWRSKSWLEFAEPTAPQMDIVITVCSNAAGETCPLWPGSPVSAHWGFEDPAAADPAQQAVAFAAISAQIEARIRAMLALPLEQMDAPARQLALRQLAQQTPAAESVA from the coding sequence ATGTTGAATGTTTTGATTTTATGCACCGGCAATTCGGCGCGCAGCATCATGGCCGAAGCATGGCTTGCGCATCTGGGTGCGGGCCGTTTTCAGGCGTTTTCAGCCGGCAGCAAACCGGCCGGGCAGCCGCATCCACAAGCGCTGGCGCAAATCGCCCGATTCGCGCCGCAGTTGGCGACACACCCCTGGCGCAGCAAATCATGGCTGGAGTTTGCTGAGCCGACAGCGCCGCAAATGGATATTGTGATCACGGTGTGTTCCAATGCGGCAGGCGAAACCTGTCCGCTGTGGCCGGGCAGCCCGGTCTCCGCACATTGGGGTTTTGAGGACCCGGCCGCCGCTGACCCGGCGCAGCAGGCTGTGGCGTTTGCCGCAATCAGTGCGCAAATCGAAGCGCGCATTCGCGCCATGCTGGCCTTGCCGCTGGAGCAAATGGATGCGCCGGCGCGCCAGCTGGCTTTACGTCAATTGGCGCAACAAACCCCGGCTGCGGAGTCTGTGGCATGA
- a CDS encoding ArsI/CadI family heavy metal resistance metalloenzyme, translating to MKRMHIHISTDDLAASIRFYSQMFGSQPSVQKEDYAKWMLEDPKVNFAISTRPGVAPGLNHLGMQTENAAELCELGARLRGLEQEVIEEADAQCCYAQSDKYWVHDPAGIPWEAFHTLGNIPVWGENHAPQGQTEESAQAGACCAPPKPKMRIDELAKAKAAACCAPGSQCC from the coding sequence ATGAAACGCATGCATATCCATATCTCGACCGATGATCTGGCCGCGTCTATCCGTTTTTACAGTCAGATGTTCGGCAGCCAGCCCAGCGTGCAAAAAGAGGATTACGCCAAGTGGATGCTGGAAGATCCCAAGGTCAATTTCGCTATTTCCACCCGTCCCGGCGTGGCCCCTGGTTTGAATCATCTCGGTATGCAAACGGAAAATGCCGCCGAATTGTGCGAGCTGGGCGCGCGCTTGCGCGGGCTGGAGCAGGAAGTGATTGAAGAAGCCGATGCGCAATGCTGTTATGCGCAATCGGATAAATATTGGGTGCATGACCCGGCTGGCATTCCCTGGGAAGCCTTCCACACCCTGGGCAATATTCCGGTATGGGGCGAAAACCATGCGCCACAGGGACAAACCGAAGAAAGCGCGCAGGCCGGCGCCTGCTGTGCGCCGCCCAAGCCCAAAATGCGTATTGATGAGTTGGCCAAAGCCAAGGCAGCAGCTTGCTGCGCGCCGGGCAGTCAGTGTTGTTAA
- a CDS encoding metalloregulator ArsR/SmtB family transcription factor: MSDSISLSATLRSQSSSAVPALLALAHEVRLSIFRLLVVAGPEGMPASKLAELLAMPASSLSFHLKELSHAQLLHSKTQGRFVIYSANFAKMQELIAFLLDNCCQGASCDPAAALEAANPLCCGPATSVHSGEAI; the protein is encoded by the coding sequence ATGTCTGATTCCATCTCTCTCAGCGCGACCTTGCGCAGCCAAAGCAGCTCCGCCGTGCCTGCACTGTTGGCGCTGGCGCATGAAGTGCGCTTGAGCATTTTCCGCTTGCTGGTGGTGGCCGGGCCTGAGGGGATGCCGGCTTCCAAACTGGCCGAATTGCTGGCCATGCCTGCGTCTTCGCTGTCATTTCATCTGAAAGAATTAAGCCACGCCCAATTGCTGCATAGCAAAACGCAGGGCCGCTTTGTGATTTACAGCGCGAATTTCGCCAAGATGCAGGAATTAATCGCTTTCTTACTCGACAACTGCTGCCAAGGCGCCAGTTGCGATCCCGCCGCAGCGCTTGAGGCAGCCAATCCGCTTTGCTGCGGCCCCGCCACTTCAGTCCATTCAGGAGAAGCCATATGA